A window of the Salvelinus alpinus chromosome 25, SLU_Salpinus.1, whole genome shotgun sequence genome harbors these coding sequences:
- the mtfr1l gene encoding mitochondrial fission regulator 1-like, with amino-acid sequence METEAEVIPIWQNKPHGSTRSVVRRIGSIVPMKPPPRACFQELPGLPPLRPMDGPTVPTLADIAWIAADEESETYARVRSDSRPLRHEWRPTPLLVMHRNSSVPNFRRDVKKVETLRKPAVTAMNRTTSLQDELSRLRSQIAKIVATESGSNPLTPDLLSPDDTSMSFSMAPFETAPYQPAASASFVISDVTEEEEEEDEEEDVVSVVSELMPDPMPPANMSASMTASATFDLDHPSMDFREAEEDTVSLSKSTSFADVMDILKDMNRMKMSKDRCNRGCTSLMGESDSASLISEALRKKFTLKDEDIRGMKKHN; translated from the exons ATGGAAACCGAAGCA GAGGTTATTCCTATTTGGCAGAACAAGCCTCATGGGTCGACTCGCAGTGTGGTGAGGAGAATAGGCTCTATTGTACCCATGAAACCACCGCCCAGGGCATGTTTCCAG GAACTTCCAGGTCTCCCTCCTCTGCGGCCCATGGATGGCCCCACGGTGCCCACACTGGCAGACATTGCCTGGATCGCAGCAGATGAGGAGTCTGAGACCTATGCCAGAGTGCG GAGTGATTCACGCCCTCTTAGACATGAGTGGCGACCCACGCCTCTCCTGGTTATGCACAGAAACTCCTCTGTTCCCAACTTCCGCCGCGACGTCAAGAAGGTGGAGACGCTGAGGAAGCCTGCGGTGACGGCCATGAACCGTACCACCTCCCTGCAGGATGAGCTGAGCAGACTCCGCTCCCAGATCGCCAAGATCGTAGCCACAGAATCTG GCTCCAACCCCTTGACCCCTGACCTCCTGTCCCCCGACGACACCAGCATGAGCTTTTCCATGGCGCCCTTCGAGACGGCGCCCTACCAGCCCGCCGCCTCAGCCTCCTTCGTCATCAGCGATGTGacggaagaggaagaggaggaagatgaggaggaggatgtggtGTCTGTGGTTTCGGAGCTTATGCCGGACCCCATGCCGCCCGCAAACATGTCTGCCTCCATGACGGCCTCGGCGACCTTTGACCTGGACCATCCCAGCATGGACTTCCGGGAGGCGGAGGAGGACACAGTGTCGCTGTCCAAGTCCACCAGCTTTGCTGACGTCATGGACATCCTGAAGGACATGAACCGCATGAAGATGAGTAAGGACAG gTGCAACAGAGGCTGCACCTCCCTGATGGGGGAGTCGGACTCCGCCTCGCTGATCTCCGAGGCCTTGAGGAAGAAGTTTACCCTGAAGGATGAAGACATCAGGGGGATGAAGAAACACAACTAG